A part of Podarcis muralis chromosome 15, rPodMur119.hap1.1, whole genome shotgun sequence genomic DNA contains:
- the LOC114585670 gene encoding uroplakin-3b-like isoform X2, giving the protein MASFLLLLLLAAGGTVAGIATARFKNPKTPQEIPPYEALFTSHGYMTMKSTPAQYCKAGNPNTVLRVGGESSCKNDDTQTTCNGPLPSPASFRVKFLIMDSKGPKAETKWSAPIQLKGGEAWETVDTWPGRRSGDMIVITTILSALCGVVTIGFLSTVCYECFKLCRPGPPENQEEPPRQDPFQGSRYDTHHIPPAPPAPPPPPAMDMPSPHHLSPAS; this is encoded by the exons ATGGCCTCCTTccttttgcttctgctgctggcaGCTGGGGGGACTGTCGCTGGCATAG CCACAGCCAGATTCAAGAACCCCAAAACACCTCAAGAGATCCCACCATACGAAGCTCTGTTCACCTCTCACGGCTACATGACCATGAAGTCCACCCCCGCCCAGTACTGCAAAGCCGGTAATCCCAATACCGTCCTCCGGGTAGGAGGCGAATCGTCTTGCAAGAACGACGACACCCAGACCACCTGCAATGGGCCGCTGCCTTCTCCTGCCTCTTTCAG AGTGAAATTCCTCATCATGGATTCCAAAGGACCGAAAGCTGAAACAAAGTGGTCCGCTCCAATTCAGTTGAAAGGAG GTGAAGCGTGGGAGACAGTGGATACCTGGCCTGGACGTCGCAGTGGAGACATGATCGTCATCACCACTATTCTCTCTGCCCTTTGTGGGGTTGTCACCATCGGCTTCCTAAGCACTGTCTGCTATGAATG cttcaaGCTTTGCCGCCCAGGCCCACCGGAAAACCAAGAGGAGCCCCCGCGCCAAGATCCCTTCCAAGGCAGCCGCTATGATACGCACCACATCCCTCCTGCCCCTCCtgcgcctcctcctccccctgccatgGACATGCCAAGCCCCCACCACCTCAGCCCTGCTtcctag
- the LOC114585670 gene encoding uroplakin-3b-like isoform X1 gives MASFLLLLLLAAGGTVAGIETISYTPSVSNKPLEGKTTQSTFALTLPHCIFDRFANASDNIWLVVTYANATARFKNPKTPQEIPPYEALFTSHGYMTMKSTPAQYCKAGNPNTVLRVGGESSCKNDDTQTTCNGPLPSPASFRVKFLIMDSKGPKAETKWSAPIQLKGGEAWETVDTWPGRRSGDMIVITTILSALCGVVTIGFLSTVCYECFKLCRPGPPENQEEPPRQDPFQGSRYDTHHIPPAPPAPPPPPAMDMPSPHHLSPAS, from the exons ATGGCCTCCTTccttttgcttctgctgctggcaGCTGGGGGGACTGTCGCTGGCATAG AGACGATCTCCTACACCCCCTCTGTCTCCAACAAGCCATTGGAAGGGAAAACCACTCAAAGCACCTTCGCCCTGACGCTACCCCACTGCATTTTTGACCGATTTGCCAATGCCTCGGACAATATCTGGTTGGTGGTCACGTATGCAAACG CCACAGCCAGATTCAAGAACCCCAAAACACCTCAAGAGATCCCACCATACGAAGCTCTGTTCACCTCTCACGGCTACATGACCATGAAGTCCACCCCCGCCCAGTACTGCAAAGCCGGTAATCCCAATACCGTCCTCCGGGTAGGAGGCGAATCGTCTTGCAAGAACGACGACACCCAGACCACCTGCAATGGGCCGCTGCCTTCTCCTGCCTCTTTCAG AGTGAAATTCCTCATCATGGATTCCAAAGGACCGAAAGCTGAAACAAAGTGGTCCGCTCCAATTCAGTTGAAAGGAG GTGAAGCGTGGGAGACAGTGGATACCTGGCCTGGACGTCGCAGTGGAGACATGATCGTCATCACCACTATTCTCTCTGCCCTTTGTGGGGTTGTCACCATCGGCTTCCTAAGCACTGTCTGCTATGAATG cttcaaGCTTTGCCGCCCAGGCCCACCGGAAAACCAAGAGGAGCCCCCGCGCCAAGATCCCTTCCAAGGCAGCCGCTATGATACGCACCACATCCCTCCTGCCCCTCCtgcgcctcctcctccccctgccatgGACATGCCAAGCCCCCACCACCTCAGCCCTGCTtcctag